CCCTGCGGGAGGTAACCAGTGAAGAGCAGTATCAAACTCGGGCGCGAAATGAAGCTGGCCCTCACCGGTGTGGCCCTGGTCGGCGCCGTGGGTGGCTGGTCGGTCTGGAACGCCGGCCGCCCACCAGTGCTCGAAACGCCACCTGGTGCGGCGACCAGCTCGGCGGGCGATACCCAGTCGACTGACGGTGGAGTCACCGTGTCGCGGCCGAACAAACCGGTCGACGTCCAGCCGATTCCGTTTCTGAACACTGCCCAGCCGGTTCCAGCACCAAGCGAAGAGGCCGCTGCTCCCACACCGGCAGCTCCCCGCGACGCCGAACTTTCGAACCCCTTCCGGCCTTTTACGGTAACTGCGAGCGCGCAGGACAGCGCGCCCGTCAACAGTGCGCCGGTGAATGCGGCCAGTGGTACCCTTCCAGCGCCCACCATTCCCAACGTTCCCCGCAGATCGGTGTCCCCGGCTCCCGCCTTCACCGCGAGCACGCCACCCACCCCGGTTACGCCCAGCCTGAGTGCGCCCATCCCGGTGCCCACGCTGGAGATTGTTCCGGCGCCCGCGTTGCCGAGGAGCACGCCTCCTGTCGCGGTGGCAGTGGCTCCGACAGCAGTGCCGCCCGTGTCCATTCCGCAGAACACCGCGCCCTTTCCGACGCAGGGCGCAGTCAGTGTCATCAGCGCCACGCCACCCAAAGCGCCGCCCAAACCGCCCGTACCGACGGTGCGCGCACCCACGGTGGCCACCCTCAGCACGCCGCTCACCCTGCCGGGCGCGTCCAGCAGCGCTGCCGTGGCCGTCGAGTCGCCGTCCCCCGCCGTGCCACCCCTGCTGGCCGAGCTGGAGACTCCCACGGTGGCGGCCAGCATGCCCGCGAATCCGCTCGACGCTTACGTCAGCGAACAGAACCTCAGCTACAACGCGGTGGTCCTGGGTCCAGTCAGCACGGTGATCTTTCAGTCCAAGACCGGCTACACCGTCGTCTCGCTCGGCCAGAAGCTTCCCGAGAGCGACATCGTGATAACGGACATCTCGGCCACTTCGGTCACGTTGGCCCTCGGCGACTCGCACAAGACCCTCGAAATCGACAAAAGGTGAGCCATGATTAAACGATCCCTGATCCTCGCATTGACGCTGACGCTCGGTATCGCCGGCGCCCAGAGCAGCGTTGACACCCGGCTTTCGGCCGCACCCGTGACCCTGGAGATGGGCCGTTACGGCGGACCACTCTCCTCACTGCTTGCCGCCGTGGCCAAAACCGCCGGCTACGAACTGGTGCTCGACACCAACGTGGATGCGTTGCCCACAGTGGGTGCCAGCGCAACCACACCGCAAAGTGCCACGGGCACCGCTGCCGCACCGCAGGGAGGAAAGCCGGTCGTCTACAGCTTTACCGGCAAACCCTTCAACCAGGTCTGGCCGCTTCTGATGGACGTCTACGGTCTCAGCTACGACACGGTGAAGGTAGGCGAGCAGCTTGTGCTGCGGGTCAGCAGCTCACCCGTCCAGAAAATCATCAAGTTGAGCAACGCCAACGCGGCAGACGCGGTCAACCAGGTCAAGCTGTTTTTTGGAACACCCCAATACAACGAAGTGCAGCAGAAAGACGCACAGGGCAACGTCGTCGGCGTTACCCGAACGCTGATGGACGTCAAGCTCGATTCCGCCTCGCTGCGAATTATTGCCGATACCCGCACCAACAGCCTGATCATACGCGGCACCAACAAGGAAATTGCCGAAGTCGAGCGTCTCGCGCTGGAAGTCGACAAGGCCGACACTCTCGGCAACGCCGAGAGCACCAACCCGGTTGTGCAGCGGGTGTACACGGTCAAGGGCTCAGCGCCGGAAATCGCCACGCTGCTTGGCACGCAGTATCCCAACCTGCGCGTGACACCGGTGGGACGGACAGGCCAACTGGTGCTGACCGGACCCAGCAACCAGCTCGACGCCGCCCTCGCCCTGCTGAACCAAGTCGATAAGCAAATCGTCGTTCAGAGCGCCCCCCCCGTCGTGCAGCGCACCTTTACGCTCAGCAACGCCCAGGCCACCGAACTGAAGGAAACGCTGGAAGGCACGCTGAAGCGGGCCCTGGGAACGCAGACAGGCGCAGCAGCAGGTACGACCACCGCGACCTCCGAGACCACCCAGCCCACGCCAGCAGAGTCCTCGGCCGCGTCTACCGGAGCCTCCATCATCGCCGACCAGCGTACCAACAGCCTGATCGTGCGGGGCACCCAGGCACAAGTCGACCAGATCGCCGAGCTGGTCCCCCTGCTTGACAAGGCGGTACCGCAGATCAACGTGCAAGTCCGCATTCAGGAAATCACCGAATCGGCCGCGCGCAACCTGGGCATCGACTGGTCGGCGGGCCTGGGCGCCTTTACCACCAACATCATCGGTGGAGCACTCACCGCGTTGTTTGACAGCACCAAGAGCTTTACCGGCCTGAACCTCGGCGCCACCCTGACCGCGCTGGAAACGCAGGGCATGTCAAAAAGCATCTATGACGGCAGCGTGACCTTGCAAAGTGGACAACGCCGCCAGGGGAACCAGGGAACCACCGAATCGTCGAGTGCCAACGCGGCAGCAACCATCAAGTCGGGCGGACGCCTGGAAGTCAACATCCCCAGCGCGTCGGGCAACATCACCAAGCAGATCGACTATGGCGTCATTCTCGACTTCATCAATCCGCAGGTGGCCAGCGACGGTTCGATCACCATCGGTGTGCGCAGCAACGTCAGCGACCTGCAGACGGCCATTACTGCCACCTCGATTCCCAACGTCCTGCAGTTCACCAACCGTGAGGCCAACACGACCGTGACCTTCAAAAGTGGTCAGACGGTCATGCTGGGCGGCCTGCTCAGCAACACGGAGCGCAGCACCAAGGAAGGCATTCCGTTCCTGTCGTCGATTCCGATCATCGGCAACCTGTTCTCGCGGACCTCGACCCGCAAGGACCAGACGCAGCTCCTGATCGTCATCACGGGCAACGTCGTTCAGTAAAGCGGATATTCAGCGGGGCGCGCCGAGTCGGCGCGCCCCGTTCTCGTTCAATCAAGCCCTCTTGCGCCCGGGCCGGGCTTTGCTACAGTTCGCTGCATGAGGTTCCTAACAGCCGGTGAGTCGCACGGGCCGCAGTTGACGGCCATCATCGAGGGGCTGCCGTCGGGGCTGCCGCTGACCAAAGCAGACATCGATCCCTGGCTGGCTTTGCGGCAAGGCGGGTACGGGCGTGGGCGGCGCATGGTCATC
The Deinococcus peraridilitoris DSM 19664 genome window above contains:
- a CDS encoding secretin N-terminal domain-containing protein, with product MIKRSLILALTLTLGIAGAQSSVDTRLSAAPVTLEMGRYGGPLSSLLAAVAKTAGYELVLDTNVDALPTVGASATTPQSATGTAAAPQGGKPVVYSFTGKPFNQVWPLLMDVYGLSYDTVKVGEQLVLRVSSSPVQKIIKLSNANAADAVNQVKLFFGTPQYNEVQQKDAQGNVVGVTRTLMDVKLDSASLRIIADTRTNSLIIRGTNKEIAEVERLALEVDKADTLGNAESTNPVVQRVYTVKGSAPEIATLLGTQYPNLRVTPVGRTGQLVLTGPSNQLDAALALLNQVDKQIVVQSAPPVVQRTFTLSNAQATELKETLEGTLKRALGTQTGAAAGTTTATSETTQPTPAESSAASTGASIIADQRTNSLIVRGTQAQVDQIAELVPLLDKAVPQINVQVRIQEITESAARNLGIDWSAGLGAFTTNIIGGALTALFDSTKSFTGLNLGATLTALETQGMSKSIYDGSVTLQSGQRRQGNQGTTESSSANAAATIKSGGRLEVNIPSASGNITKQIDYGVILDFINPQVASDGSITIGVRSNVSDLQTAITATSIPNVLQFTNREANTTVTFKSGQTVMLGGLLSNTERSTKEGIPFLSSIPIIGNLFSRTSTRKDQTQLLIVITGNVVQ